The nucleotide sequence CGCAACTCAGGTCCGGCCCGGCATTGGCCAATGGCGGCGTATTGATGGAAATTTCCATCTGAGCCAGAGCCACCGAACCCGGGAGGCCCTGGGCATCATCCACCTGCAGGCGAACCTTGTAGCTGCCGCCCTTGAGATAGGTATGCTTGACGCGCCTGCCCTCCGCAGTCTGGCCATCGCCAAAGTCCCAGGCAAACTGGAGCCGGTCCCCGTCCGCGTCCACGGAACCCGAGGCATCAAACTCCACTTCCATGCCCACCGCGCCCTTCAAAGGCGCGTTGATTACGGCGGACGGAGGCGTGTTCACCTTTACCGAAACCGTAGCACTCACCACACTGCCGTCCATGCCGCGGCCGTCATCCACCCAAAGCGTGGCCAAATAATTCCCGCCCTTGGCGTACTTGTGCTGCGCCTTCTGGCCCTCGGCAGACTGGCCGTCCCCAAAGTCCCAGCGGTAGGTCAATGAATCACCGTCCGGATCCGAGGACTGGGAAGCGTCGAACTCCACCGGCTCACCCACGGCCACGGTGCGGGCCAAACCGGCCACGGCCACGGGCGTGTGGTTGAGAGTCACCTTGACTGCATCCGTTGCCGAGTCGCAACCCGTGCCCGAGTCATCGCTCACCAGCAGATTAACCAGATACACCCCGCCGCGCGGGTATTCGTGCCCCACACTGCGGCCCTGGCCTGTCTGGCCATCTCCAAAATCCCAGTAGTAGGAAAGCGCATCGCCGTCCACATCCTTGGAAGCAACCGCATCAAAACGCACTTTAAAGATTTCATCCGGCTTGCTTGCCACAATCATCACATCCTTACCGGCATCGGCCACAGGAGCGGTGTTCACCCGGATCTTGCTTGTATAGGTAGAGGTATCACAAATCGTGTGGCTATCGTCTTGCACCGTCAAAGTCACGGCATACACGCCGCCTTTCTTGTAAAGATGCTCGGCACTCACCCCGGCGGCCTTTTCTCCGTCGCCAAAGTCCCACACATAAGTCAGGACCTGTCCCTGGGTGTCCGTGGTGCCTGTGGCGTCAAAGAAAACAGAATTCCCCACACAAGCCACATCCGGAATACGCGCCGTGATCTTGGGCGGGTGGTTGACAAAAACCCGCTGCGTGGCCTGGGACGAGGCCGTCCCGTCAGCCACCGTCAGAGTCACTGTGTAGAACCCGGGCTCCGCATAGCGGTGTTCCACCTTAGGCTTGTCCTCACTTTGCCCGTCTCCAAAATCCCAGTTAAAGACCAGGCGCTGATTGTCCGGATCAAAGGACTTGGTGGCGTCAAAATTAAAGGTGTCGCAAGGCCCTTTGGGCTGCGTTTTGGAAGGCATTCCTGCGGACACGGCCTGGGTTGGGGGCGGTGTCTTGGGGCTGGGCCCGGCACTCCCAGGAGCCGGCTTTTGCACAGAGGCAGCCGCCTTGGGCTGCTCTCTTTCCATGGGTGCCGCGGATTCCGGAGTCTCTTCAGGCTTTGGACTCAGGAGCTCCGCCAAAATACTCTCGGATTTGGGGGCGGGCTCCTCGGGAACAAAATAGACCGGCACCGGATACCCCTCATAAGTTTTGAGGAAGAAGGACATATTGACCCGGCGGTCGGATTCCTTAGTCATGCGGTAATAGAGCCGGCCGTCCTCGGCCGTGGGTTGGATCTCCAAAAGGGTGTGGGCCCATTTGGCTGGCTCCGAACCCTCGGCCAAGTGCCAACGCCGGCCGTCAAAAATCTGCACAATGCCCTCGCTGGCCCCGAGATTGAAATTGTACTGGTATAAACGCTCGGTCCCCTCGGGCAGCTCCGGATAAAAATGCATGCGCTCGCCCTTAGCCTGTGCCAAGTAGACATTCCCCCTAAAGAAGAACTGCTCGACTTCGGCTCCCAGAACCCGTATTCCGAAAAGATTCCCGTCATCCCCGCTCAGGCCCTCGGCCACCACCCTGAAATAGCTGTAGGGACCGATACGCTCCCCGCGATCCATCGTGTACTTGCCCAAGGTGACCCATTCCTTGTCAAAATCATCACTTTCCGCAGTTTCGAGCTCCTCGAGCAACTGGCCGGAGTGGATGTTCTTTGCCTGCTCTTCCCCGCCCGGCTCAAACTCGGTTAACGCACCCTTGCCGCCGTAAAGCGAAAAGCGGGTCCGCGTGTTCCAGGAACCCACGGGATCATCCACACCGCCGCCCGTGTCCGGATCAAAAAGCTGGATTTCAAGAGGCGCAGCCTCCTTAGTGGAGACCCGCACAAACAGAACCTGCTGGGTTCCGGAAGCCCCAAAATAGGGACTCCCTTCCGAACCAAAGACATAGAAGTACTTTACGTTGCTCGACCTCATGCCGGCCGCCCCGGCAGGGCCCATACCCATACCCAAAAGCAAAGCTGCCGCAATCAGTAACATTGCCAAAATATTGGTTTTACCCGGCTGCATTAGATGAATCCTCCCCATAAAATCACACAGTGGGCGCCAGAATAGTCCAGAGCGCCCTTTCAGTCAAGACAGGGTGCTTAAAGAGGCAAGAAGCCGCCCAGAATCCGGTCCGGGTCATACTTCTCTTTGAGGGATTTGAGGGCGGGCCAAAGATTCCCGAAATGCTTCTCCCAATGCTCCTCGTCAAAGTCCACAATGCCCGAGAGATACCGTTTGCCGCCGAACTGCATACTCAAGTCACTGGCAAGCCGCAGTTTCGCCAGGGCCATGTCCAGAACATCACGAGGCACGCCGGGCAGCAAACCAAAACCGATCACATACTCGGATTCCGGCCGCATGAAGAGAGGCAACTGTGAAGTGTTTCCGCGCGAAGGCCATAAGAGAATATGCCCGCCTCCCAAAAAATGCGGAGGCAATTGACTCAGCACCATTGAGATATACGCGGGCGCGGCATCCCACGGCAAGAGGGTCTCCATCCACGGATGCGGCCGGTCCCAATAGCCCATTCGCTTCCACAATTCAAACAAGGACTCCAGGCGCCGCACAAAGCCGGCCATGGGCCAGTCTTCCACATGCGCCTTGCGGTAAAAAGACAGGCCCCTCAACAGCGCGTTCTCATCCAGGGTCACATCGGGATCCAACTCAACAGAAACATGCAAGGGATAGAACCACTCGGCAAAAGCCTGGCGCTCCTCCCCCTGGCCTCTAAAGCCCTGCGGACAAGGCGAACACCAGGCCTCCAAATAATCAAAGCGGTCTTCTTCCATCAGAAGCTTGGAGTCGGCCATAAAGGTTTCCAAGTCATCATATAAGAGGTAGTAAGTGCGCACGCGCGAAAAACAGGGCTTGAGTTTGAGTTTGGCCTCGGTGATGACCGCAAACTGGCCCAGGCCCGAGCGCGCCGCATTGAAGAGTTCCAGGTTTTCCCCGGCTGAACAATCAAGCATCTGCCCGGCGCCGGTCACCACTTTCAGACTCAGCACATTGTCGCCCTGCGCACCATAGCGAAAGGAAGAAATTCCCAAGCCGGCCACTGAAAGCGTGCCGCCCACAGTCACGCCCAAATTGTTCGTAAGCACCGGAGGGACCGCACCCTGTTGCAGCACTTCGCCCACCAAATCACTCCACACCACCCCGGCTTGCACACGCACCCAAGTGCGGTCTTTGCTGATTTCCAAGATCTTGTTCAGGGTTGTCATGTCAATCAAAATCCCGCCGTCGCTCAGGGACTGACCGCTCTGCGAATGGGCCTGGCCGCGCACCGCAAGAGACGTGCGCGTCTCGCGAGCAACCTGCACTGCCACGGCTACGTCCTCGGTGGACTCGGGACGCACAACGACTCTGGGTTTTTTACGCGCCATGCGGCCGAAGTCCGCGCTATGCGCTTCCAGATCCGCACCATCGGTGCTGACTTTGCCGCCCAGTTGATTTCGAAGTTTTTGGATGAAGTCCATTAGCCAACTCCCATCGTCATGGCGAGGCAGGCACTGCGAGCCGTAGCCGCCTATGTTCCGCAAAGACCGCCACGTCGCTTACGCTCCCCGCGATGACAACAGTACCCACAAACTGCACACCCCCAAGACGGCAATGGTAATCCACTCGGGAGCAGGGAGGCCCGCGCGAATCGCTTGAAAAAGAAAAACCCCGAAGCTCGAGAAACCCCCGATAAGCAGCATGTGAATCACCGTGCGGTGCCCGGCCGGATCCGCAGCCGCCTTCCATGCGCCGTAAGCGTATCCCAAAGCCAAAGCCGCAATCAAATAAGTGGCCAGCAGGGTGAAGCCGGAGTCTGCCGGATAGCTCCCAAAGCCCATAAAACGATGATAAGCCACTGGAAAAAACCAGTGGCTTATACACCAAAACACGCTAATGATCGCGGTGACGCGCAGTGCCAAACGAAGGGATTGGGAGTTTGAGCTCATTCTCGAATAAGGATCACACTCGCGGCCATCTGATCCAGGAGATCGCTTTCAAGCCTGCGGGCCACCACACTCTTCCCTTTGATACCCATGGATTCCATGAGCACCACCTCGGCTTGTGCTTCTGCAACCGCTTGTTTCACGGCGTCTACAGCATCCTTTTTGGCCGACACGTGTGTGGTCGGAATCTCGCCCACGCCCAGGATATCCTGGATCGTGGACTGCACCTTGGCGGATTCCCCGGAATCCACCAACAGGTTCACCAAATGAAGTTTCACATTCCCCTGCGTCGCCAAAGTCTTGGCAAAGTGAAGCGCCCCTTGACCAAAGTCCCCGTCCACGGAGACAAGCAGGCAGTTCTTCCAATCCGGAGATACATTCTTTCCCACAAGCACCAGGGTCTTCTTCAGCGAGTGGATCACCCGCACGGCCGAGGAACCCAGCCAGGGCCGGATCCACTGCCCGTGCTCTCCGCGCTTGCCCATGACCACAATATCGCAGTCCTCGGCCACATTGAGAATCTCCTGGGCTACCAGGCCGCGCTTAGCCAGAAAGGTTTCCTTGGCACCAAACACGCCGGCGCACTCCTTAAAGTACTTTCTCACAGCTGCCGAGCGCTCTTTGAGCCGCTTTTCAATCTCCTTGGAATCCCCCTGATAAAAGGGATTCATGGAAATGGTCATGGGGTCCTTAATCACAGCCGGCCCCTCGCTGATGCGTATGTCCTCGACGTGCAAACCCACGAGCTCGGCGGTAAAGTCGCGCGCCAGGCCACAGGCCACTTTCAAAGTCGGAACGTTGTAATCCGAACCGCCCAAAGGAACCAAAATTTTCTCAATCGCTGTCGTTGTCACTGGAATCTCCTAACCCGCGTTCTTTTGCCATCCACGCCCTTTGCCCTGTCATCCTGGGCAGCCTGCCCAGCGCAGCCGGGGGAAGGATAAGCGGAATTATTAATAGGGTAGTTTAGTGCGGGGCGGAGGTGGTGTCAATTGCCGAAAGGCAGCCTCATTGTGCACAGAGCGCCATGTGTCCAGTGCCCAGCCAAGCCTTGAAAATGCCGCCGGGCTGGCCTAAATTGGGCCATGCGCAGTGCGCAAACGAAAGAGGTTTCGTCTGAAGACAGTCCTTTCCCTTATGCCCGTTTGGCGCGCATGCACTCCGTCTTTGACTCTTGGGTACCTCAAGTCAAGCGTCATCCAGGCTGGACATGAGTGCATTGCCCTGGACTTCACTTCGCAATACAATCCAGGCACCCTTTCACCCATGGGCGATCTGCCGGCCGAAGAATATATCGCGCAGCATCCTGGAATCTACCAAACATGGGCCAAGCAAATCCGCCGGTTTCAACCTCAAGTAGCTGGATTTAGTCTATGCCATTCCAATTTCAAGACGGCTGCCCTCGTTGCCGCAGAGGTGAGGAGGATGCTGCCTAATATCTTCATTGTCTCGGGAGGTTCAATGTTCACTGCCCACGAAATGAACCATATTTCCTCTGCCCTGGACTTTTCAGATGTTGTGGTCGAGGGGGAAGGAGAGCAGGCCATTGTTGATCTTCTCCAGGCCCTCGACAGCGGCAGTTCCCCAGACCAGGTCAAACAGCTGTGGTTCAAATCAGAGACGGGCAGTTACAACTACACAGGCCCCGCTCCTTTGCCGGATATCCACCAGATCCCCATACCGGATTACTCGGATTTTGACTTTGAATATCATCAGGGCCAGCTTGCTATGCTCTTTTCTCGCGGGTGTGTCCTCGATTGCAGCTTTTGCACCAACAAATGGAATCACCGTACCCAGCGCACCCGCACCGGAGAATCCGTATTTGCCGAACTCAAGCAGCATCTCAACAGCTATCCTGTGAAAAGCTTGCTCTTCAATGATGACTCTCTGATTTCTCCCATCACCTACCGAGAACTTGAATCCTTTTGCGACCGCATCATTGCCGAGGGTATCAATGTTCCATGGACCATCTACGGCACAAGAGTGGAAAAGCTTCTCACACCCGAGTACGTTCGGAAGCTCCAAAAAGCAGGTCTGTATCAGGTTTCGATCGGGGTGGAGAGCTTTTCCTCGCGAGTCCAAAAAGACATGGGCAAATCTTCCACCTTTGAATTAGCAAACCGGACGGTCCGCTTCTTTGCCGATGCGGGAATAAGGACGGGGGTTTGGATCATTTACGGGTATCCCACTGAAACCGAAGAGGACTTCGAAGAGACACGCAGATGGTTTCTGGAACATCCGAATGCGGTATCAAACGTCTGCGCAAATCCTTTTCACCCGAACCAAAAATATCTCAACTCCAGACCCGGGACTCTGGTCGAGGGCCATCCGCACTGGGCATGGAAATCAAATGAGTCCACCCTGCTGACTCGGAAATTGCGCTTCTTGCGCCTGATCGAGGTGTTGGAGTGGCAAAGACAAAGAGATCCCGATAACTTCAGCTATCAAATCGCCGATCCTATTGACATCAAATATTTCAACCGCTGGAATCAGGAGGAAAAGGATTTCATCTTGGATCTATGGGAAGAGATGGCACCCTCCCCATGTTTGTCCAACCAAAGCTGAAACATGAGGAGGGCCCAGAGCTGCCTGGAATGGTCCGCTTTAGCACTAAAATGCTCGGCAAGCAGCCGGCTGACGTAAACGGGACTAAAGAGACCCCCGGCTTCGAGCCGGTCCCGCCCCAACAGGGATGCAACCATAGTTCTAAGCGGCCCTGATATCCATCGGGCAATGGGAACCCCAAGACCGTGCTTTCTGCGGTTCAAAATCTCTCTCGGCAATTCCTGGCAAAAGGCTCTTCTCAACAAAGACTTAGTGGTGATCCCCCGTATTTTCATGGCTGCAGGAACAGCGGACGCAAATTTGACCATCTCCTGATTCAAGAATGGGGAACGCACCTCGAGCCCATGTGCCATCGAAGCGCGATCCACTTTGGTCAGCATGTAGCCGGGCAGAAAAAATCGACGTTCCAGCGCAAGCAATCTTTCCAGCCAATCTTCATCCCTCGAAGAAGGAAGCTCTTTATAGAAGCGCTCGAATAGTTCCCCGGCCCCATCGGCAGGCATCCCCGGCTCGCTGAGCAAAGCTTCTTGCATTTCCGAATTAAAGCAGCTCATCCAACGATAGTGCCTCTCTGGATTGGTAAACCCGGCATGATCCACAAAGCGTTTTAGGCAAAAATCCAAGCTCAAATACGAGTGGGAAACGGGCAGCCTGGCTATGCCGGCTCGAAGCACTCGGCGCAAATTCTGTGGCAGCTTCACATAAGCTTCCGCCATCTTGTGCGCTACGTAGGTTGGGTAACCCGCAAACAACTCATCCCCTCCGTCTCCTCCCAAAACAACAGCCACATCTCTGCTCGCAAACTCCGAAAGTAAATAGTTCGGAA is from Candidatus Omnitrophota bacterium and encodes:
- a CDS encoding PKD domain-containing protein, translating into MQPGKTNILAMLLIAAALLLGMGMGPAGAAGMRSSNVKYFYVFGSEGSPYFGASGTQQVLFVRVSTKEAAPLEIQLFDPDTGGGVDDPVGSWNTRTRFSLYGGKGALTEFEPGGEEQAKNIHSGQLLEELETAESDDFDKEWVTLGKYTMDRGERIGPYSYFRVVAEGLSGDDGNLFGIRVLGAEVEQFFFRGNVYLAQAKGERMHFYPELPEGTERLYQYNFNLGASEGIVQIFDGRRWHLAEGSEPAKWAHTLLEIQPTAEDGRLYYRMTKESDRRVNMSFFLKTYEGYPVPVYFVPEEPAPKSESILAELLSPKPEETPESAAPMEREQPKAAASVQKPAPGSAGPSPKTPPPTQAVSAGMPSKTQPKGPCDTFNFDATKSFDPDNQRLVFNWDFGDGQSEDKPKVEHRYAEPGFYTVTLTVADGTASSQATQRVFVNHPPKITARIPDVACVGNSVFFDATGTTDTQGQVLTYVWDFGDGEKAAGVSAEHLYKKGGVYAVTLTVQDDSHTICDTSTYTSKIRVNTAPVADAGKDVMIVASKPDEIFKVRFDAVASKDVDGDALSYYWDFGDGQTGQGRSVGHEYPRGGVYLVNLLVSDDSGTGCDSATDAVKVTLNHTPVAVAGLARTVAVGEPVEFDASQSSDPDGDSLTYRWDFGDGQSAEGQKAQHKYAKGGNYLATLWVDDGRGMDGSVVSATVSVKVNTPPSAVINAPLKGAVGMEVEFDASGSVDADGDRLQFAWDFGDGQTAEGRRVKHTYLKGGSYKVRLQVDDAQGLPGSVALAQMEISINTPPLANAGPDLSC
- a CDS encoding FAD-binding protein yields the protein MDFIQKLRNQLGGKVSTDGADLEAHSADFGRMARKKPRVVVRPESTEDVAVAVQVARETRTSLAVRGQAHSQSGQSLSDGGILIDMTTLNKILEISKDRTWVRVQAGVVWSDLVGEVLQQGAVPPVLTNNLGVTVGGTLSVAGLGISSFRYGAQGDNVLSLKVVTGAGQMLDCSAGENLELFNAARSGLGQFAVITEAKLKLKPCFSRVRTYYLLYDDLETFMADSKLLMEEDRFDYLEAWCSPCPQGFRGQGEERQAFAEWFYPLHVSVELDPDVTLDENALLRGLSFYRKAHVEDWPMAGFVRRLESLFELWKRMGYWDRPHPWMETLLPWDAAPAYISMVLSQLPPHFLGGGHILLWPSRGNTSQLPLFMRPESEYVIGFGLLPGVPRDVLDMALAKLRLASDLSMQFGGKRYLSGIVDFDEEHWEKHFGNLWPALKSLKEKYDPDRILGGFLPL
- a CDS encoding universal stress protein is translated as MTTTAIEKILVPLGGSDYNVPTLKVACGLARDFTAELVGLHVEDIRISEGPAVIKDPMTISMNPFYQGDSKEIEKRLKERSAAVRKYFKECAGVFGAKETFLAKRGLVAQEILNVAEDCDIVVMGKRGEHGQWIRPWLGSSAVRVIHSLKKTLVLVGKNVSPDWKNCLLVSVDGDFGQGALHFAKTLATQGNVKLHLVNLLVDSGESAKVQSTIQDILGVGEIPTTHVSAKKDAVDAVKQAVAEAQAEVVLMESMGIKGKSVVARRLESDLLDQMAASVILIRE
- a CDS encoding radical SAM protein, yielding MPVWRACTPSLTLGYLKSSVIQAGHECIALDFTSQYNPGTLSPMGDLPAEEYIAQHPGIYQTWAKQIRRFQPQVAGFSLCHSNFKTAALVAAEVRRMLPNIFIVSGGSMFTAHEMNHISSALDFSDVVVEGEGEQAIVDLLQALDSGSSPDQVKQLWFKSETGSYNYTGPAPLPDIHQIPIPDYSDFDFEYHQGQLAMLFSRGCVLDCSFCTNKWNHRTQRTRTGESVFAELKQHLNSYPVKSLLFNDDSLISPITYRELESFCDRIIAEGINVPWTIYGTRVEKLLTPEYVRKLQKAGLYQVSIGVESFSSRVQKDMGKSSTFELANRTVRFFADAGIRTGVWIIYGYPTETEEDFEETRRWFLEHPNAVSNVCANPFHPNQKYLNSRPGTLVEGHPHWAWKSNESTLLTRKLRFLRLIEVLEWQRQRDPDNFSYQIADPIDIKYFNRWNQEEKDFILDLWEEMAPSPCLSNQS